One genomic window of Pseudomonas sp. LFM046 includes the following:
- the nuoL gene encoding NADH-quinone oxidoreductase subunit L has protein sequence MNLLFLTCLFPLIGWFILAFSRGRFSENTSAVIGVGSVGLSALVAASIIWQFNVAPPEGGVYTQVLWQWMSVAGFAPSFTLYLDGLSLTMLGVVTGVGFLIHLFASWYMRGEEGYSRFFAYTNLFIASMLFLVLGDNLLFLYFGWEGVGLCSYLLIGFYFKHTPNGNAALKAFIVTRVGDVFMAIGLFILFFHLGTLNIQELVKLAPEKYAAGDAWLWVATLMLLGGAVGKSAQLPLQTWLADAMAGPTPVSALIHAATMVTAGVYLIARTHGLFLLTPEILELVGIVGGVTLVLAGFAALVQTDIKRILAYSTMSQIGYMFLALGVGAWDAAIFHLMTHAFFKALLFLASGAVINACHHEQNIFNMGGLWKKLPLAYACFIVGGAALAALPLVTAGFYSKDEILWEAFASGHAGLLYAGLVGAFLTSIYTFRLIFIAFHGEAKTEAHAGHGIAHTLPLVVLLVLSTFVGALITPPLAGVLPESVGHAGGEAKHSLEIASGAIALAGILLAALLFLGKRRFVSAVAQSAPGRFLGAWWFAAWGFDWLYDLLFVKPYLLVCRLLRRDPIDGSIGLIPRVVKGGNFALSRSQTGQLRWYAVSIVGGAVLVLGAVLLT, from the coding sequence ATGAACCTTCTATTCCTCACTTGCCTGTTCCCGCTGATCGGCTGGTTCATCCTGGCCTTCTCCCGCGGGCGTTTCTCCGAAAACACCTCCGCCGTCATCGGCGTGGGCTCCGTGGGCCTTTCGGCCCTGGTCGCCGCCTCGATCATCTGGCAATTCAACGTGGCCCCGCCGGAAGGTGGCGTCTATACCCAGGTGCTCTGGCAGTGGATGAGCGTGGCGGGCTTCGCCCCCAGCTTCACCCTCTACCTGGACGGCCTGTCCCTGACCATGCTCGGCGTGGTCACCGGCGTCGGCTTCCTGATCCACCTGTTCGCCTCCTGGTACATGCGCGGTGAAGAGGGTTACTCCCGCTTCTTCGCCTACACCAACCTGTTCATCGCCAGCATGCTGTTCCTGGTGCTGGGCGATAACCTGCTGTTCCTCTACTTCGGTTGGGAAGGCGTGGGGCTGTGCTCGTACCTGCTGATCGGCTTCTACTTCAAGCACACGCCCAACGGCAACGCGGCGCTGAAGGCCTTCATCGTTACCCGCGTGGGTGACGTCTTCATGGCCATCGGCCTGTTCATCCTGTTCTTCCACCTCGGCACCCTGAACATCCAGGAGCTGGTGAAACTGGCCCCCGAGAAGTACGCGGCCGGTGATGCCTGGCTCTGGGTCGCCACCCTGATGCTGCTTGGCGGCGCCGTGGGCAAATCCGCCCAGCTGCCGCTGCAGACCTGGCTGGCCGACGCGATGGCGGGCCCGACTCCGGTTTCCGCGCTGATCCACGCGGCCACCATGGTGACCGCGGGCGTCTACCTGATCGCCCGTACCCACGGCCTGTTCCTGCTGACTCCGGAAATCCTCGAACTGGTGGGCATCGTTGGTGGCGTGACCCTGGTACTGGCGGGCTTCGCCGCCCTGGTGCAGACCGACATCAAGCGCATCCTCGCCTACTCCACCATGAGCCAGATCGGCTACATGTTCCTCGCCCTCGGCGTTGGTGCATGGGACGCGGCGATCTTCCACCTGATGACCCACGCCTTCTTCAAGGCCCTGCTGTTCCTCGCGTCCGGTGCAGTCATCAACGCCTGCCACCACGAGCAGAACATCTTCAACATGGGTGGTCTCTGGAAGAAGTTGCCGCTGGCCTACGCCTGCTTCATCGTCGGTGGCGCGGCCCTGGCTGCCCTGCCCCTGGTCACGGCAGGCTTCTACTCCAAGGACGAGATCCTCTGGGAAGCCTTCGCCAGTGGCCATGCCGGCCTGCTCTACGCCGGTCTGGTGGGTGCCTTCCTGACCTCGATCTACACCTTCCGCCTGATCTTCATCGCGTTCCACGGTGAAGCGAAGACCGAAGCCCATGCCGGCCACGGCATCGCCCACACCCTGCCGCTGGTCGTGCTGCTGGTGCTCTCCACCTTCGTCGGCGCCCTGATCACTCCGCCGCTGGCGGGTGTGCTGCCGGAAAGCGTCGGCCATGCCGGTGGCGAAGCCAAGCACAGCCTGGAAATCGCCTCGGGCGCCATCGCCCTGGCGGGTATCCTGCTGGCCGCCCTGCTCTTCCTCGGCAAGCGTCGCTTCGTCAGCGCCGTCGCCCAGAGCGCCCCGGGCCGCTTCCTCGGCGCCTGGTGGTTCGCCGCCTGGGGCTTCGACTGGCTCTACGACCTGCTGTTCGTCAAACCCTACCTGCTGGTCTGCCGCCTGCTCCGCCGCGATCCCATCGACGGCAGCATCGGCCTGATCCCGCGTGTAGTGAAGGGTGGCAACTTCGCCCTGAGCCGTAGCCAGACCGGCCAGCTGCGCTGGTACGCCGTGTCCATCGTCGGCGGAGCCGTGCTCGTGCTCGGCGCCGTGCTGCTGACCTGA
- the nuoN gene encoding NADH-quinone oxidoreductase subunit NuoN: MEFTTQHFIALLPLLVTSATIVAVMLAIAWKRHHSWTFGLSVIGLNLALVSILPALKVTPLAVTPLMMVDNFGCYYMALVLAATLACVTLTHAYLGGESGKGYPGNREEMYLLILLAAAGGLVLVTAQHLAGLFIGLELLSVPVYGLVAYAFFNKRSLEAGIKYMVLSAAGSAFLLFGMALLYADAGSMSFTELGSRLAAAGSPGVLSQLGIGMMLIGLAFKLSLVPFHLWTPDVYEGAPAPVAAFLATASKVAVFAVLLRLYQLSPATAGGWMNDLLTVIAIASILFGNLLALVQNNLKRLLGYSSIAHFGYLLVALIASKGLAVEAIGVYLATYVLTSLGAFGVVTLMSTPYSGRDCDALYEYRGLFWRRPYLTAVLTVMMLSLAGIPLTAGFIGKFFVIAAGVQSGLWWLLGAMVLGSAIGVFYYLRVMVTLFLVEPNLRRHDADMHWAQRAGGIMLLFVALLAFVLGVYPQPLLDLVQHSGLVALAN; the protein is encoded by the coding sequence ATGGAATTCACGACTCAACACTTCATCGCCCTGCTACCGCTGCTGGTGACCAGCGCCACGATCGTGGCGGTCATGCTGGCCATCGCTTGGAAGCGCCACCACTCCTGGACCTTCGGCCTCTCGGTCATTGGTCTCAACCTGGCCCTGGTTTCCATCCTGCCGGCCCTCAAGGTCACCCCGCTGGCGGTCACCCCGCTGATGATGGTGGACAACTTCGGCTGCTACTACATGGCCCTCGTCCTGGCGGCCACCCTCGCCTGCGTGACCCTGACTCACGCTTACCTGGGTGGTGAGTCCGGCAAGGGCTATCCGGGCAACCGCGAAGAGATGTACCTGCTGATCCTCCTCGCCGCCGCCGGCGGTCTGGTGCTGGTTACCGCGCAGCACTTGGCCGGCCTGTTCATCGGCCTGGAACTGCTGTCGGTGCCGGTCTACGGCCTGGTGGCGTACGCCTTCTTCAACAAGCGCTCCCTGGAAGCCGGCATCAAATACATGGTGCTGTCCGCCGCGGGCTCCGCCTTCCTGCTGTTCGGTATGGCGCTGCTCTACGCCGATGCCGGCAGCATGAGCTTCACTGAACTGGGCAGCCGTCTGGCCGCCGCCGGTAGCCCGGGCGTGCTGTCCCAACTGGGCATCGGCATGATGCTGATCGGCCTGGCGTTCAAGCTGTCCCTGGTGCCGTTCCACCTCTGGACCCCGGACGTGTACGAAGGCGCCCCGGCGCCGGTGGCCGCCTTCCTGGCCACTGCCAGCAAGGTCGCCGTGTTCGCCGTGCTGCTGCGTCTGTACCAGCTCTCCCCGGCCACTGCCGGCGGCTGGATGAACGACCTGCTGACCGTGATCGCCATCGCCTCCATCCTGTTCGGCAACCTGCTGGCACTGGTGCAGAACAACCTCAAGCGTCTGCTCGGCTACTCCTCCATCGCCCACTTCGGCTACCTGCTGGTGGCACTGATCGCGAGCAAGGGCCTGGCCGTGGAGGCCATCGGCGTCTACCTGGCCACCTACGTGCTGACCAGCCTCGGCGCCTTCGGTGTGGTGACCCTGATGTCCACCCCCTACAGCGGCCGTGACTGCGACGCCCTGTACGAGTACCGCGGCCTGTTCTGGCGCCGTCCGTACCTGACCGCCGTACTCACCGTGATGATGCTGTCCCTGGCCGGCATCCCGCTGACCGCTGGCTTCATCGGCAAGTTCTTCGTGATCGCTGCCGGTGTGCAGTCCGGCCTCTGGTGGTTGCTGGGCGCCATGGTCCTGGGTAGCGCCATCGGCGTGTTCTACTACCTGCGCGTCATGGTCACCCTGTTCCTGGTGGAGCCGAACCTGCGCCGCCACGACGCCGACATGCACTGGGCCCAGCGCGCCGGCGGCATCATGCTGCTGTTCGTTGCCCTGCTGGCCTTCGTCCTCGGTGTCTACCCGCAGCCGCTGCTGGACCTGGTCCAGCACTCCGGCCTGGTGGCCCTGGCCAACTAA
- a CDS encoding Na+/H+ antiporter NhaC family protein: protein MNAVVAAVGIMLILSLCRVHVVVALIIGAVVGGMVGGLGIEGSLAAFNKGLGGGATVALSYALLGAFAVAIARSGLAHALADKALALVGRQEANGGGFLKWLLVALLLCVAISSQNILPIHIAFIPLLVPPLLYVLTRLAIDRRLIACVITFGLITPYMFLPVGFGNIFLNEILLANVVKSGVDVTGVSVTEAMLIPAMGMVAGLLIAVFVSYRRKRVYDLERIAQAEQVSIAYNPLSLGVAGVAILVAFAMQLWLDSMIIGALLGFVIFSLSGVVRWKEADDLFTEGMKMMAMIGFIMIAASGFAEVMRETGQVATLVDASAGWIGHSKALGALLMLLVGLLVTMGIGSSFSTVPIIAAIFVPLCVQLDFSPLAIVSIVGTAGALGDAGSPASDSTLGPTAGLNVDGQHNHIWDTVVPTFLHYNLPLLAFGWVAAMVL from the coding sequence ATGAATGCGGTTGTGGCGGCGGTGGGGATCATGCTGATTCTCAGCCTGTGCCGAGTGCATGTGGTGGTGGCGCTGATCATTGGCGCCGTGGTGGGTGGAATGGTCGGCGGCCTGGGTATCGAGGGCTCGCTGGCGGCCTTCAACAAGGGGCTTGGCGGTGGGGCGACCGTGGCGCTGTCCTACGCGCTGCTCGGGGCTTTCGCCGTGGCCATTGCGCGCTCCGGCCTGGCTCACGCGCTGGCGGACAAGGCCCTGGCCCTGGTGGGCCGGCAGGAGGCCAATGGCGGTGGTTTCCTGAAATGGCTGCTGGTGGCGTTGCTGCTGTGCGTGGCCATTTCCTCGCAGAACATCCTGCCGATCCACATCGCGTTCATCCCGCTGCTGGTGCCGCCTCTTCTGTATGTGCTGACGCGCCTGGCCATCGACCGCCGACTGATCGCTTGCGTGATTACCTTCGGCCTGATCACCCCGTACATGTTCCTGCCGGTGGGCTTCGGCAACATCTTCCTGAACGAAATCCTGCTGGCGAATGTGGTGAAAAGTGGCGTCGACGTTACCGGCGTGAGTGTCACCGAAGCCATGTTGATACCGGCAATGGGAATGGTGGCGGGGCTGCTGATCGCGGTGTTCGTCAGCTACCGTCGCAAGCGTGTTTATGACCTGGAACGGATCGCTCAGGCGGAGCAGGTGAGCATCGCCTACAACCCATTGAGCCTCGGTGTAGCAGGCGTCGCGATCCTGGTGGCCTTTGCGATGCAGTTGTGGCTGGACTCGATGATCATCGGCGCGCTGCTGGGCTTCGTGATCTTTTCGCTATCGGGCGTGGTGCGCTGGAAGGAGGCGGATGACCTCTTTACCGAAGGCATGAAGATGATGGCCATGATCGGCTTCATCATGATCGCCGCCTCGGGATTCGCCGAGGTGATGCGCGAGACCGGCCAGGTGGCCACGCTGGTGGACGCCTCAGCGGGATGGATCGGCCACAGCAAGGCACTCGGCGCCCTGTTGATGCTGCTGGTGGGCCTGCTGGTGACCATGGGCATCGGCTCATCCTTCTCCACCGTGCCCATCATCGCGGCCATCTTCGTGCCGCTTTGCGTGCAACTGGACTTCAGCCCGCTGGCCATCGTCAGCATCGTCGGCACCGCTGGTGCCCTTGGCGATGCCGGTTCACCAGCGTCCGACTCCACGCTGGGCCCGACCGCCGGCCTCAACGTGGACGGCCAGCACAACCACATCTGGGACACCGTGGTGCCCACCTTCCTGCACTACAACCTGCCGTTGCTGGCGTTTGGCTGGGTGGCGGCGATGGTGCTCTGA
- the nuoJ gene encoding NADH-quinone oxidoreductase subunit J, with translation MELAFYLAAAVAVASTVRVITNTNPVHALLYLIVSLLAVSMSFFALGAPFAGALEIIVYAGAIMVLFVFVVMMLNLGPAIAEQEKKWLKPGIWTGPALLSLALLAELLYVLFGNSTGATIGHTTVDSKTVGIVLFGPYLLAVELASMLLLAALVAAFHLGRHEAKE, from the coding sequence GTGGAACTCGCTTTCTATCTCGCCGCCGCCGTGGCGGTGGCTTCCACAGTACGGGTGATCACCAACACCAACCCGGTGCACGCCCTGCTTTACCTCATCGTGTCGCTGCTGGCGGTTTCGATGTCCTTCTTCGCCCTGGGTGCCCCGTTCGCGGGCGCCCTGGAAATCATCGTCTACGCCGGCGCCATCATGGTGCTGTTCGTCTTCGTGGTGATGATGCTGAACCTCGGCCCGGCCATCGCCGAGCAGGAGAAGAAGTGGCTGAAACCCGGCATCTGGACCGGCCCTGCCCTGCTGTCCCTGGCGCTGCTGGCCGAGTTGCTCTACGTGCTGTTCGGCAACTCCACCGGCGCCACCATCGGCCACACCACCGTGGACTCCAAGACAGTCGGCATCGTCCTGTTCGGCCCGTACCTGCTGGCCGTGGAACTCGCCTCCATGCTGCTCCTGGCAGCCCTGGTCGCCGCCTTCCACCTCGGCCGCCACGAAGCTAAGGAATAA
- the nuoI gene encoding NADH-quinone oxidoreductase subunit NuoI, giving the protein MIKEIIHIVHGTFTQLRSLVMIFGHAFRKRDTLQYPEEPVYLPPRYRGRIVLTRDPDGEERCVACNLCAVACPVGCISLQKAETEDGRWYPEFFRINFSRCIFCGLCEEACPTTAIQLTPDFEMGEFKRQDLVYEKEDLLISGPGKNPDYNFYRVAGMAIAGKPKGAAQNEAEPINVKSLLP; this is encoded by the coding sequence ATGATCAAAGAAATCATCCACATCGTGCATGGCACCTTCACCCAGCTGAGAAGCCTGGTGATGATTTTCGGCCATGCCTTCCGCAAGCGTGACACCCTGCAGTACCCGGAAGAGCCGGTATACCTGCCGCCGCGCTACCGTGGCCGCATCGTCCTCACCCGCGATCCCGATGGCGAAGAGCGCTGCGTAGCCTGCAACCTCTGCGCCGTGGCCTGCCCGGTCGGCTGCATCTCCCTGCAGAAGGCCGAGACCGAGGACGGCCGTTGGTACCCCGAGTTCTTCCGGATCAACTTCTCCCGCTGCATCTTCTGCGGCCTGTGCGAAGAAGCCTGCCCCACCACCGCAATCCAGCTGACCCCGGATTTCGAGATGGGCGAATTCAAGCGTCAGGACCTGGTGTACGAGAAGGAAGACCTGCTGATCTCCGGCCCCGGCAAGAACCCGGACTACAACTTCTATCGCGTGGCGGGCATGGCCATCGCCGGCAAGCCGAAAGGTGCCGCGCAGAATGAGGCCGAACCGATCAACGTGAAGAGCCTGCTGCCTTAA
- the nuoH gene encoding NADH-quinone oxidoreductase subunit NuoH, producing MSWLTPELIDIIVAVLKSIVILLAVVVSGALLSWVERRLLGLWQDRYGPNRVGPFGAFQLGADMIKMFFKEDWTPPFADKLIFTLAPIIAMSALLIAFAVIPVTPTWGVADLNIGILFFFAMAGIAVYAVLFAGWSSNNKFALLGSLRASAQTISYEVFLALSLMGIVAQVGSFNMRDIVDYQAQHLWFIIPQFFGFCTFIIAGVAVTHRHPFDQPEAEQELADGYHIEYAGMKWGMFFVGEYIGIVLVSALLVTLFFGGWHGPFGILPQIPFIWFALKTAFFIMLFILLRASIPRPRYDQVMAFSWKVCLPLTLINLLVTGALVLASAQ from the coding sequence ATGAGCTGGCTGACCCCCGAACTGATCGACATCATCGTCGCCGTCCTCAAGTCCATCGTCATTCTCCTGGCGGTGGTCGTGAGCGGCGCGCTGCTCTCCTGGGTGGAACGCCGCCTGCTGGGCCTGTGGCAAGACCGTTACGGTCCGAACCGCGTCGGCCCCTTCGGCGCCTTCCAGCTGGGTGCGGACATGATCAAGATGTTCTTCAAGGAAGACTGGACTCCGCCGTTCGCCGACAAGCTGATCTTCACCCTGGCGCCCATCATCGCCATGAGTGCCCTGCTGATCGCGTTCGCCGTGATCCCGGTCACCCCCACCTGGGGCGTGGCCGACCTGAACATCGGCATCCTGTTCTTCTTCGCCATGGCCGGCATCGCGGTGTACGCGGTGCTCTTCGCCGGCTGGTCGAGCAACAACAAGTTCGCCCTGCTGGGCAGCCTGCGCGCCTCGGCCCAGACCATCTCCTACGAGGTGTTCCTGGCCCTGTCGCTGATGGGCATCGTGGCCCAGGTCGGTTCCTTCAACATGCGCGACATTGTTGATTACCAGGCCCAGCACCTGTGGTTCATCATTCCGCAGTTCTTCGGCTTCTGTACCTTCATCATCGCTGGCGTCGCCGTGACCCACCGTCACCCGTTCGACCAGCCGGAAGCGGAACAGGAACTGGCCGACGGCTACCACATCGAGTACGCCGGCATGAAGTGGGGCATGTTCTTCGTGGGTGAGTACATCGGCATCGTGCTGGTCTCCGCCCTGCTCGTGACCCTGTTCTTCGGCGGTTGGCACGGCCCGTTCGGCATCCTGCCGCAGATCCCGTTCATCTGGTTCGCGCTCAAGACCGCCTTCTTCATCATGCTGTTCATTCTGCTGCGCGCATCGATTCCGCGCCCGCGCTATGACCAGGTGATGGCCTTCAGCTGGAAGGTCTGCCTGCCGCTGACCCTGATCAACCTGCTGGTGACCGGTGCCCTGGTGCTGGCCTCGGCCCAGTAA
- the nuoM gene encoding NADH-quinone oxidoreductase subunit M: MILPWLILIPFIGGLLCWQGERFGTTLPRWIALLTMTLLFGLGLWLWATGDFTLAPAPGTEPVWAEEFKVQWIERFGVTIHLALDGISILMIVLTGLLGVLSVLCSWREIQNRVGFFHLNLMWILGGVVGVFLAIDLFLFFFFWEMMLVPMYFLIALWGHSGSKGKTRITAATKFFIYTQASGLIMLVAILGLVLVNYSNTGVLTFNYADLLKAQLAPGTEYLLMLGFFAAFAVKFPVVPVHSWLPDAHAQAPTAGSVDLAGILLKTAAYGMIRFALPLFPNASAEFAPIAQWLGVFAIVYGALLSFAQTDIKRLVAYSSVSHMGFVLIAIYSGSQIALQGAVVQMIAHGLSAAALFILCGQLYERLHTRDMREMGGIWHRMPYLPGVSLFFAAAALGLPGTGNFVGEFLILVGSFQQVPWIAVLASTGLVFGSVYSLIMIHRAYFGPGKNENTYEGLRYRELIMVMGLAGLLVLLGIYPQPVLDTSAASMHGVHQWLDSAVNQLVAR; the protein is encoded by the coding sequence ATGATTCTGCCCTGGCTAATCCTGATTCCCTTCATCGGCGGCCTGCTCTGCTGGCAAGGTGAGCGCTTCGGCACCACCCTGCCTCGCTGGATCGCCCTGCTGACCATGACCCTGCTGTTCGGCCTCGGCCTCTGGCTGTGGGCGACCGGCGACTTCACCCTGGCTCCCGCGCCCGGCACCGAACCGGTGTGGGCCGAAGAGTTCAAGGTGCAGTGGATCGAGCGTTTCGGCGTCACCATCCACCTGGCCCTGGACGGCATCTCCATCCTGATGATCGTCCTCACCGGCCTGTTGGGCGTGCTGTCCGTACTCTGCTCCTGGCGTGAGATCCAGAACCGCGTCGGCTTCTTCCACCTCAACCTGATGTGGATCCTCGGCGGCGTGGTTGGCGTGTTCCTCGCGATCGACCTGTTCCTGTTCTTCTTCTTCTGGGAAATGATGCTGGTGCCGATGTACTTCCTCATCGCGCTCTGGGGTCATAGCGGCAGCAAGGGCAAGACCCGCATCACCGCCGCCACCAAGTTCTTCATCTATACCCAGGCCAGCGGCCTGATCATGCTGGTGGCCATCCTCGGCCTGGTACTGGTGAACTACAGCAACACCGGCGTGCTGACCTTCAACTACGCCGACCTGCTGAAAGCCCAACTCGCCCCCGGTACCGAGTACCTGCTGATGCTCGGCTTCTTCGCCGCCTTCGCGGTGAAGTTCCCGGTGGTGCCGGTGCACTCCTGGCTGCCCGATGCCCACGCCCAGGCCCCGACCGCGGGTTCCGTGGACCTCGCCGGCATCCTGCTGAAGACCGCCGCCTACGGCATGATCCGCTTCGCCCTGCCGCTGTTCCCCAACGCCTCGGCCGAGTTCGCGCCCATCGCCCAGTGGCTTGGCGTGTTCGCCATCGTCTACGGTGCCCTGCTGTCCTTCGCCCAGACCGACATCAAGCGCCTGGTGGCCTACTCCAGCGTGTCCCACATGGGCTTCGTGCTGATCGCCATCTACTCCGGCAGCCAGATCGCGCTGCAGGGTGCGGTGGTCCAGATGATCGCCCACGGCCTCTCCGCTGCCGCACTCTTTATCCTGTGTGGCCAGCTCTACGAGCGCCTGCACACCCGTGACATGCGCGAGATGGGTGGTATCTGGCATCGCATGCCCTACCTGCCCGGCGTCAGCCTGTTCTTCGCCGCCGCCGCCCTGGGCCTGCCGGGTACCGGCAACTTCGTGGGTGAGTTCCTGATCCTGGTCGGATCCTTCCAGCAAGTGCCCTGGATTGCCGTACTGGCCTCCACCGGCCTGGTCTTCGGCTCCGTCTACTCGCTGATCATGATCCACCGCGCCTACTTCGGCCCGGGCAAGAACGAGAACACCTACGAAGGCCTGAGATACCGCGAGCTGATCATGGTCATGGGCCTTGCCGGCCTGCTGGTCCTGCTCGGCATCTACCCGCAACCGGTGCTGGATACCTCCGCTGCAAGCATGCATGGCGTGCACCAGTGGCTGGACTCCGCCGTCAATCAACTCGTTGCCCGGTAA
- a CDS encoding methyl-accepting chemotaxis protein: protein MPFNRLSIQWKITLLAGLCLLAIVTLLIGSSLYQAKRSAELVKADSSQMLDQSARLRLQARAELQAIRIQRYFMDNYQYGKGFSRQVLFLKEQAEKRFLDAFDLREDLTRQVRTSLEANPEILGLYLVFEPNALDGKDELFAGQAELGSNDKGRFSLYWSQPSPGKLESESMTESLLADSSIGPSGAPYNAWYTCPMKTGQACVLDPYFDTVGGKKTLMTSIAFPLQLNGKAVGVMGLDISLERLQQLSMSGNRELYDGNGHVSILSPAGLLAGHSRDAGLLSAKLDKAFGEDAGELSANLQAGKAAEMDHNGMLRVMEPFKPIPTAAPWSVLLEVPEKVLLAPALELDAKLDQQNHTANFVGLLIGLAAAIAGLLLVWLTARGVTRPIQGVAAMLRDIASGEGDLTRRLDYARQDELGELAGWFNRFLDKLQPIIADVKRSVQDARSTADQSAAIASQTSAGMQQQYREVDQVATASHEMSATAQDVARSAAQAADAARGADQATREGLGVIGRTTSAIEQLASEMNVAMEEVQALASSSEQIGSVLEVIRAIAEQTNLLALNAAIEAARAGEAGRGFAVVADEVRNLAKRTQDSVEEIRQVIEGLQHGTREVVGSMHSSHRQAQGSVAQVEQAVAALQRIGDAVTVITDMNLQIASAAEEQSAVAEEINRNVAAIRDVTESLSGQAEESAQVSQALNRLANHQQGLMQQFRA from the coding sequence ATGCCGTTCAATCGCCTGTCCATCCAGTGGAAGATCACCCTGCTGGCCGGCCTCTGCCTGTTGGCCATCGTGACCCTGCTGATCGGATCGTCCCTGTATCAGGCCAAGCGCAGTGCCGAGTTGGTGAAAGCCGACAGCAGCCAGATGCTCGACCAGAGCGCGCGCCTGCGCCTGCAAGCCCGGGCGGAGCTGCAGGCCATCCGCATCCAGCGCTACTTCATGGACAACTACCAGTACGGCAAGGGCTTCTCCCGTCAGGTCCTGTTCCTCAAGGAACAGGCGGAAAAACGCTTCCTCGATGCCTTCGACCTGCGCGAGGACTTGACCCGCCAGGTCCGCACCAGCCTGGAAGCCAACCCGGAAATCCTGGGCCTCTACCTGGTCTTCGAGCCCAACGCCCTGGACGGCAAGGACGAACTCTTCGCCGGCCAGGCGGAACTGGGCAGCAACGACAAGGGCCGTTTCTCCCTCTATTGGTCGCAACCCTCCCCCGGCAAGCTGGAATCCGAATCCATGACCGAATCGCTGCTGGCCGACAGCAGCATCGGCCCCAGCGGCGCCCCCTACAACGCGTGGTACACCTGCCCGATGAAGACCGGCCAGGCCTGCGTACTGGACCCGTACTTCGACACTGTCGGCGGCAAGAAGACCCTGATGACCAGCATCGCCTTCCCGCTGCAACTCAACGGCAAGGCCGTGGGTGTCATGGGTCTGGATATCAGCCTGGAACGCCTGCAGCAGCTCAGCATGTCCGGTAACCGCGAGCTGTACGACGGCAATGGCCACGTCAGCATTCTCAGCCCCGCCGGCCTGCTCGCCGGCCACAGCCGCGACGCCGGCCTGCTCAGCGCCAAGCTGGACAAAGCCTTCGGCGAGGACGCCGGGGAACTGTCCGCCAACCTCCAGGCCGGCAAGGCAGCGGAAATGGACCACAACGGCATGCTGCGGGTCATGGAGCCCTTCAAGCCGATTCCCACTGCGGCGCCCTGGAGCGTGCTGCTGGAAGTCCCCGAGAAGGTGCTGCTCGCCCCAGCCCTGGAACTGGACGCCAAGCTTGACCAGCAGAACCACACCGCAAACTTTGTTGGCCTGCTGATCGGCCTTGCCGCCGCCATCGCCGGCCTGCTGCTGGTGTGGCTCACCGCCCGCGGCGTGACCCGGCCGATCCAGGGCGTCGCCGCCATGCTCCGCGACATCGCCAGCGGCGAGGGCGACCTCACCCGCCGCCTCGACTACGCCCGTCAGGACGAACTGGGCGAGCTGGCCGGCTGGTTCAACCGCTTCCTCGACAAGCTCCAGCCGATCATCGCCGACGTCAAACGTTCGGTGCAGGACGCCCGCAGCACCGCCGACCAGTCCGCCGCCATCGCCAGCCAGACCAGCGCCGGCATGCAGCAGCAGTACCGCGAAGTCGACCAGGTGGCCACCGCCTCCCACGAGATGAGCGCCACCGCCCAGGACGTCGCGCGCAGCGCCGCGCAGGCCGCCGACGCCGCCCGGGGCGCCGACCAGGCGACCCGCGAGGGCCTCGGCGTGATCGGCCGCACCACCAGCGCCATCGAGCAACTGGCCAGCGAGATGAACGTCGCCATGGAGGAGGTGCAGGCCCTGGCCAGCAGCAGCGAGCAGATCGGCTCGGTGCTCGAGGTGATCCGCGCCATCGCCGAGCAGACCAACCTGCTGGCGCTCAACGCCGCCATCGAGGCGGCCCGCGCCGGCGAGGCCGGGCGCGGTTTCGCCGTGGTCGCCGACGAGGTGCGCAACCTGGCCAAGCGCACCCAGGACTCGGTGGAGGAGATCCGCCAGGTGATCGAAGGCCTGCAGCACGGCACCCGCGAGGTGGTCGGCTCGATGCACAGCAGCCACCGCCAGGCCCAGGGCAGCGTCGCGCAGGTCGAGCAGGCGGTGGCGGCCTTGCAGCGCATCGGCGACGCGGTGACCGTGATCACCGACATGAACCTGCAGATCGCCAGCGCCGCCGAGGAGCAGAGCGCGGTGGCCGAGGAGATCAACCGCAACGTCGCGGCGATCCGCGACGTCACCGAATCCCTCTCCGGCCAGGCCGAGGAATCGGCGCAGGTCAGCCAGGCGCTGAACCGCCTGGCCAACCACCAGCAGGGGCTGATGCAGCAGTTCCGCGCCTGA
- the nuoK gene encoding NADH-quinone oxidoreductase subunit NuoK, whose amino-acid sequence MNAIPMEHGLAVAGILFCLGMTGLMVRRNILFVLMSLEVMMNAAALAFVVAGARWAQADGQIMFILVISLAAAEASIGLAILLQLYRRFHTLDIDAASEMRG is encoded by the coding sequence ATGAACGCAATCCCAATGGAACATGGCCTGGCGGTCGCGGGCATCCTCTTCTGCCTCGGCATGACCGGCCTGATGGTGCGCCGCAACATCCTCTTCGTGCTCATGAGCCTGGAAGTCATGATGAACGCCGCCGCCCTGGCCTTCGTGGTCGCAGGCGCCCGCTGGGCCCAGGCTGACGGCCAGATCATGTTCATTCTGGTGATCAGCCTTGCAGCCGCCGAGGCCAGTATCGGCCTGGCGATCCTGCTGCAGCTGTATCGCCGCTTCCATACCCTCGATATCGACGCTGCCAGCGAGATGCGCGGATGA